The following coding sequences lie in one Heyndrickxia oleronia genomic window:
- the hag gene encoding flagellin Hag, whose translation MIINHNIAALNTYRQLNAGSSAASKNMEKLSSGLRINRAGDDAAGLAISEKMRGQIRGLDMAAKNAQDGVSLIQTAEGSLNETHSILQRMRELATQASNDTNTFTDRKEIQKEINQLKEEVDRIGNNSEFNTQKLLDGTFSGKKLHIGANEGQTLDIEFSDMRTDKLGTIVSGNVASGKSVADLYVSGVDSLTAEPASGNVGVLTQAGAEAAITVINDAIEKVSAERSKMGAWQNRLEHTINNLNNSSENLTAAESRIRDVDMAKEMMAFTKNNILTQAAQSMLAQSNQMPQGVLQLLR comes from the coding sequence ATGATTATCAATCATAACATTGCGGCATTAAACACATACCGCCAATTAAATGCTGGATCTTCAGCAGCATCTAAAAACATGGAAAAATTATCATCTGGACTTCGTATCAACCGTGCTGGAGATGATGCAGCGGGTCTTGCTATTTCTGAAAAAATGCGTGGTCAAATTCGTGGTTTAGATATGGCTGCTAAAAATGCTCAAGATGGTGTATCTTTAATCCAAACAGCTGAGGGTTCATTAAATGAAACTCATTCAATCCTTCAACGTATGCGTGAACTAGCAACTCAAGCTTCCAATGATACAAACACGTTTACTGATCGTAAGGAAATTCAAAAAGAAATTAACCAATTGAAAGAAGAAGTTGATAGAATTGGTAACAATTCTGAATTCAATACACAAAAACTTTTAGATGGTACATTCTCTGGTAAAAAGCTTCATATTGGTGCTAACGAAGGTCAAACATTAGATATTGAGTTTAGTGACATGAGAACTGATAAATTAGGTACAATTGTAAGTGGAAATGTTGCTTCAGGTAAATCAGTTGCAGATCTATATGTATCAGGGGTCGATTCATTAACAGCTGAACCTGCATCTGGAAATGTTGGTGTTCTTACTCAAGCTGGTGCTGAAGCTGCTATTACAGTTATTAATGATGCAATTGAAAAAGTGTCTGCTGAACGTTCTAAAATGGGTGCATGGCAAAATCGTTTAGAGCATACAATTAACAATTTAAACAATTCTAGTGAAAATTTAACAGCTGCTGAATCTCGTATTCGTGATGTAGATATGGCGAAAGAAATGATGGCTTTTACAAAGAATAATATCCTAACTCAAGCTGCACAATCAATGTTAGCTCAATCAAATCAAATGCCTCAGGGAGTATTACAACTTTTAAGGTAA
- the fliW gene encoding flagellar assembly protein FliW, whose amino-acid sequence MRLQTKYHGEIEWDQDLKWAFENGIPGFPEEKEFIILPLPENEVFMIMQSLKSPDIAFVLTSPFSFFTDYEFELDVQTIESLEIETEEDVQVMVILTVHEPFSKTTANLQAPIIINIKNNKSKQVVLNDKKYKTKHLLLSENYEKVKE is encoded by the coding sequence ATGAGGTTACAAACGAAATATCATGGTGAGATAGAATGGGATCAAGATTTGAAATGGGCTTTTGAAAACGGAATCCCCGGGTTTCCAGAAGAAAAAGAATTTATTATTTTGCCTTTACCAGAAAATGAAGTATTTATGATTATGCAATCTTTGAAGTCCCCTGATATCGCATTTGTATTAACTAGTCCTTTTAGTTTTTTTACCGACTATGAGTTTGAGTTAGACGTTCAAACAATTGAATCACTAGAAATAGAAACGGAAGAGGACGTACAAGTGATGGTGATCCTTACGGTGCATGAACCTTTTAGTAAAACCACAGCAAATTTACAAGCACCTATTATTATTAATATAAAAAATAATAAATCTAAACAGGTTGTTTTGAATGATAAAAAATATAAGACTAAACACCTTCTCTTAAGTGAAAATTATGAGAAAGTAAAGGAGTGA
- a CDS encoding DUF6470 family protein, translating into MKLPQIRLESQYAKIQMDTTPATQSIEQPKAEIDIQQPRAELHINRTPSKFTVDQSQAWADMDLKPISKRIEEFSQNGYKEWLNGIARRAQEGEQMMKFEKGGNVIASISEQNSKLRTYDFNVGFVPSPFSVKTYFEPAKLDIQWETEKVINNTKSRKLIVEYNPGQVEIEMEQYEDLKIDFANLKFVGVNFDQEI; encoded by the coding sequence ATGAAGCTACCACAAATTAGACTAGAATCACAATATGCAAAAATACAAATGGATACAACACCAGCCACACAATCAATAGAACAACCAAAAGCTGAGATAGATATACAGCAACCAAGAGCAGAATTACATATAAATCGAACTCCATCAAAATTTACGGTCGATCAATCACAGGCTTGGGCAGACATGGATCTTAAACCGATATCCAAAAGAATTGAGGAATTTTCACAAAATGGCTATAAAGAATGGCTGAATGGCATTGCACGTAGAGCGCAAGAAGGTGAGCAAATGATGAAGTTTGAAAAGGGAGGCAATGTCATTGCCTCTATTTCTGAACAGAACAGCAAACTTCGTACATATGACTTTAATGTCGGTTTTGTTCCATCGCCATTTAGCGTGAAAACATATTTTGAACCTGCAAAACTTGATATTCAGTGGGAGACTGAAAAGGTAATTAATAATACCAAATCACGAAAACTAATAGTAGAGTATAACCCTGGACAAGTAGAAATTGAAATGGAGCAATATGAAGATTTAAAAATAGATTTTGCAAATTTAAAATTTGTTGGTGTTAACTTTGATCAGGAAATATAG
- a CDS encoding N-acetylneuraminate synthase family protein, with product MRKRVIAEVGCNHKGDMEIAYEFIKTAAIFCNVDIIKFQKRNNKELLTPEQYNSPHPNPINSYGKTYGEHREFLEFNLDQHKQLKKWCEEYGVTYSTSVWDLTSAKEITSLNPELIKIPSACNLHFEMLSWICDHYKGEIHLSLGMTTKEEEEKIVSFFEERKRNKDLVLYSCTSGYPVPFKDVCLLEITRLKNEYGKRVKEIGFSGHHLGIAVDIAAFTLGANIIERHFTLDRTWKGTDHAASLEPDGLRRLVRDIKAVEEALTYKSEDVLDIEKVQRDKLKWREREFV from the coding sequence ATGAGAAAAAGAGTAATTGCAGAGGTTGGTTGTAACCATAAGGGAGATATGGAAATTGCTTACGAATTCATTAAAACAGCAGCTATATTTTGTAATGTAGATATAATTAAATTTCAAAAAAGGAACAACAAGGAATTGTTAACTCCTGAACAATATAATTCACCACATCCTAACCCTATTAATTCATATGGGAAAACTTATGGAGAACATAGGGAGTTTCTAGAATTCAATTTAGACCAGCATAAACAATTAAAGAAATGGTGTGAAGAGTACGGTGTGACTTATAGTACGTCTGTTTGGGATTTGACGTCTGCAAAGGAAATAACTAGTTTGAACCCAGAATTAATTAAGATACCCTCAGCATGTAACTTGCATTTTGAAATGTTGAGTTGGATATGTGACCATTATAAAGGAGAAATTCACTTATCGTTAGGGATGACTACAAAAGAAGAAGAGGAAAAAATTGTGAGTTTTTTTGAAGAAAGAAAAAGGAATAAAGACCTAGTTTTATATAGTTGTACTTCAGGTTATCCAGTTCCATTTAAAGATGTGTGTTTATTAGAGATTACTAGACTTAAAAATGAATATGGAAAAAGGGTAAAGGAAATAGGATTTTCGGGCCATCACTTGGGGATAGCTGTGGATATTGCTGCATTTACTTTAGGTGCGAACATAATTGAGAGACACTTTACGTTAGACAGAACCTGGAAGGGTACTGATCATGCTGCTTCACTAGAGCCAGATGGTTTAAGAAGACTAGTAAGGGATATAAAAGCAGTTGAAGAGGCATTAACATATAAATCTGAGGATGTATTAGACATTGAAAAGGTACAGAGGGATAAATTAAAGTGGAGAGAAAGAGAGTTTGTATAA
- the flgL gene encoding flagellar hook-associated protein FlgL, which translates to MRVTQSMLSNNFLKNISNSYEKMGKISEQMQTQKKITRPSDDPVVAMKGIAYRTSLTEVQQFKRNFSEAHNWLDNTDAALDQATKALQRIRELTVKAANGTLESDQREAVAKEIEQLRDQLKEIGNTQVGDKYLFNGTDTLNKPIGDIANNPSDVSNNSNSVKLELSKGVYIEVNSTDVFNKDLFEGLNKLVDDLKSGNDQVDLNDSIVDIDKSINHIINERATVGARSNRIDLMEDRIDQQEINATKMMSKNEDVDMEKVITDLITQEAVQRASLGMGARIIQPTLLDFLR; encoded by the coding sequence ATGCGTGTAACACAATCAATGCTTTCTAATAACTTTTTAAAAAATATTAGTAATAGCTATGAAAAAATGGGGAAAATATCGGAACAAATGCAAACACAAAAGAAAATTACACGTCCCTCTGATGACCCGGTTGTTGCAATGAAAGGAATCGCATACCGGACTAGCTTAACAGAAGTTCAACAGTTTAAACGGAATTTTTCTGAAGCGCACAACTGGCTGGATAATACGGATGCAGCTCTCGATCAAGCTACCAAAGCATTACAGCGTATTCGGGAATTAACTGTAAAAGCAGCAAACGGAACCCTAGAATCTGATCAAAGAGAAGCAGTTGCTAAAGAAATTGAACAACTCCGTGACCAATTAAAAGAAATTGGTAACACTCAAGTTGGAGATAAATATCTTTTTAATGGTACAGATACGTTAAATAAACCAATTGGTGACATCGCTAATAACCCATCAGATGTTTCGAACAATTCCAATTCAGTAAAACTAGAATTATCTAAAGGCGTTTATATTGAAGTGAATTCAACCGATGTATTTAATAAGGATCTTTTTGAAGGATTAAATAAATTAGTAGATGACTTGAAATCGGGGAATGATCAGGTAGATTTAAATGATAGCATAGTTGACATCGATAAAAGCATTAACCACATAATAAATGAACGTGCAACAGTGGGAGCACGTAGTAACCGTATAGATTTAATGGAAGACCGGATTGATCAACAAGAAATTAATGCAACTAAGATGATGTCAAAAAATGAAGATGTTGATATGGAGAAGGTCATTACAGATCTTATTACACAAGAAGCTGTGCAGAGAGCCTCATTAGGAATGGGTGCACGAATTATTCAGCCAACACTATTAGACTTTTTACGCTAA
- the csrA gene encoding carbon storage regulator CsrA, with the protein MLVLSRKKGESIQIGEDIEIQVVSIQGDQIKIGITAPRSIEIHRKEVYQEIQSENTSAARGITDLLKIIPKTNKQ; encoded by the coding sequence ATGTTAGTATTATCAAGGAAAAAAGGTGAATCTATTCAAATTGGAGAAGATATTGAAATTCAAGTCGTTTCTATTCAAGGAGATCAAATAAAAATCGGAATTACTGCTCCAAGGAGTATTGAAATTCATAGAAAAGAGGTCTATCAGGAAATTCAATCGGAAAATACAAGTGCAGCAAGAGGAATTACTGATTTACTAAAAATTATCCCAAAAACAAATAAACAATAA
- a CDS encoding motility associated factor glycosyltransferase family protein — MILIDNRNILRINHRKLLNELDEFMSNLSIDNLIFEQSKKGPLTIKINFNGKTQYLHSKYDPESEAERLIIQLKDIDKYDHVLFIGTGIGYHIKQLMNKYPGMKFSIYEPNKEILYHYLSKYNLKELPISNLQMIFSCTDENSLRYEIQRLIQCVGNNILIAPLPVYEKMYKNEVSIIMESIKELLKDKKSSLIVDASFQKRWTINSIKNFPYVLKTANILQDVDKNAFREKPVILVAAGPSLSDEIENLRYIKEKGLAYIFSVGSAINALVEHDIYPDATCTYDPKERNQNVIKKVKDKNISNIPLIFGSSVGFETLNDYPGPMLHMITNQDTVSPTLLGASGNIKIVNDAPSIAVVTFQLLNLLGFSQIILVGQNLGFRDNQRFAEGINYSHIPNKLSIKEMQNALIVKDTEGNNIKTSEMYNTIRKQLELYIRLFNNTNVINTTKGGAHIEGTTFTTLSDLIAHKLKKENIVQQAWHKVDNGYDLANVKKKLRELKLLEKQCEKYIFNIIEKLKDINISIEKRNLNNLEYQFIKFDKEFNKLKNNNYFQAFVSPMLRVQNKRLSEASKNIRFKKNMMEKGEYVIEMFGRFIKDCELNFNIVQKYFMELDKKIFNNSLK, encoded by the coding sequence ATGATCTTAATTGATAATAGAAATATTTTACGAATAAACCATCGAAAATTATTAAATGAGTTGGATGAATTTATGTCTAATTTAAGTATTGATAATTTAATTTTCGAACAGTCAAAAAAAGGACCACTGACAATAAAAATTAATTTTAATGGAAAAACACAATATTTACATAGTAAGTATGATCCTGAATCTGAAGCTGAGAGATTAATTATACAATTAAAAGATATTGATAAATACGATCACGTTCTTTTTATTGGTACCGGAATTGGTTATCATATTAAGCAATTAATGAATAAGTATCCTGGTATGAAATTTTCAATTTATGAGCCTAATAAGGAAATCCTCTACCATTATTTGTCCAAGTATAACTTAAAAGAACTTCCTATTTCCAACTTACAAATGATATTCTCTTGTACAGATGAAAATTCATTACGATATGAAATTCAACGTCTTATTCAGTGTGTAGGGAATAATATCCTTATTGCTCCATTGCCTGTTTATGAAAAGATGTATAAAAATGAAGTTTCTATAATCATGGAGTCAATAAAGGAATTACTTAAAGATAAAAAAAGTAGCTTAATAGTGGATGCATCATTTCAAAAGAGGTGGACGATCAATTCTATTAAGAATTTCCCTTATGTACTCAAAACAGCTAATATACTTCAGGATGTTGATAAAAATGCATTCCGTGAAAAACCTGTAATACTTGTAGCAGCTGGACCATCATTGTCAGATGAAATTGAGAATTTAAGGTATATCAAAGAGAAAGGACTTGCATATATATTCTCAGTTGGTTCAGCTATTAATGCACTTGTAGAGCATGATATATATCCGGATGCAACTTGTACATACGACCCAAAAGAGAGGAATCAAAATGTAATTAAAAAAGTAAAAGATAAAAACATTTCTAATATTCCTCTTATATTTGGTAGTTCAGTTGGTTTTGAAACATTAAATGATTATCCAGGACCTATGCTTCATATGATCACGAATCAGGATACTGTATCTCCAACTTTACTAGGTGCTTCGGGGAATATTAAGATAGTTAATGATGCACCATCCATTGCAGTAGTAACTTTTCAATTACTAAATTTATTAGGATTTAGTCAAATAATATTGGTTGGACAAAATTTGGGATTTCGTGATAATCAACGATTTGCGGAAGGTATTAATTACAGCCATATACCTAACAAATTGTCAATAAAAGAAATGCAGAATGCATTGATTGTTAAGGACACAGAAGGAAATAATATTAAGACTTCTGAAATGTATAATACTATACGAAAACAACTTGAACTATATATTAGATTATTTAATAACACCAATGTTATCAATACTACAAAAGGTGGAGCACATATTGAAGGGACAACTTTTACCACTTTATCAGACTTAATAGCTCACAAATTAAAAAAAGAAAACATTGTACAACAAGCGTGGCATAAAGTGGATAATGGATATGATTTAGCAAATGTAAAGAAAAAGTTAAGAGAGCTGAAATTATTAGAAAAACAATGTGAAAAATATATATTTAATATAATTGAGAAGCTTAAAGATATAAATATATCTATAGAAAAGCGAAATTTAAATAATTTAGAATATCAGTTTATTAAATTTGATAAAGAATTTAATAAACTGAAAAATAATAACTATTTTCAGGCGTTTGTTTCCCCAATGTTAAGAGTTCAAAATAAACGACTTTCTGAAGCAAGTAAGAATATACGCTTTAAAAAAAACATGATGGAAAAGGGCGAATATGTAATTGAAATGTTTGGGCGCTTTATAAAGGATTGTGAACTTAACTTTAATATTGTACAAAAATATTTTATGGAACTTGATAAAAAGATCTTTAATAATAGCTTAAAGTAG
- a CDS encoding polysaccharide pyruvyl transferase family protein — MAVRIIHLASFAGNIGDVANHEGFYTQFKKLFVEEVVIEKLEMRDFYLKWNKKQFDENFVDFVNQYDLLIIGGGNFFELCWDYSSTGTTFNIKLEVLRKIKVPIFINGIGIDDTKGTNLNNIKKFRLFLEQLFSMNNVFFTVRNDGSYRIIQKYFDEFSSLIYKIPDHGFFLSEVETIKRYKAKKEIKSIGFNIAIDMAGIRYKNIDYNIFINNLSKQINYFLSNTNYNIYLLPHIQSDYIAILDILKLIKNEYARTRISIAPLIQGQELKTFRCYKDCEMIFGMRFHANVCSMSLGVPSLGLITYPKHGNLYDELGIPDRKIEIDNPTFFDRLEQELSNIIKNNRYCDMLNESYHEVREHVLIEKSSVYSELKCWLNEKKII, encoded by the coding sequence ATGGCAGTAAGAATTATTCATTTAGCTAGTTTTGCCGGTAATATCGGAGACGTAGCAAACCACGAGGGGTTTTATACTCAATTTAAAAAGTTGTTTGTTGAAGAAGTTGTTATTGAAAAGCTAGAAATGAGAGATTTTTATTTAAAATGGAATAAAAAACAATTCGATGAGAATTTTGTTGATTTTGTAAACCAATACGATTTATTAATTATTGGTGGAGGGAATTTTTTTGAGCTATGCTGGGATTATTCATCAACCGGAACTACATTTAATATAAAATTAGAAGTATTGAGAAAGATTAAAGTACCTATTTTTATTAATGGCATTGGAATTGATGACACCAAAGGAACTAATTTAAATAACATTAAAAAATTTAGACTGTTCCTTGAACAGTTATTTTCTATGAATAATGTTTTTTTTACAGTTAGAAATGATGGCTCATATAGAATTATTCAAAAGTATTTTGATGAATTTTCTAGTCTTATTTACAAAATACCTGATCATGGTTTCTTTTTAAGCGAAGTGGAGACTATTAAACGTTATAAAGCCAAAAAGGAAATTAAATCTATAGGTTTTAATATAGCCATAGATATGGCTGGAATTCGATATAAGAATATTGATTATAATATTTTTATTAATAATTTATCAAAACAAATTAATTATTTTCTATCAAATACAAATTATAATATATATTTATTACCACATATACAGAGTGATTATATTGCTATTTTGGATATTTTAAAATTGATTAAAAATGAGTACGCTAGAACTAGAATATCAATTGCTCCACTTATACAGGGGCAAGAATTAAAGACATTTAGATGCTATAAAGATTGTGAAATGATTTTTGGAATGAGGTTTCACGCGAATGTATGTTCAATGTCTTTGGGGGTTCCTTCCCTAGGGCTTATTACTTACCCAAAACATGGAAATTTATATGATGAATTAGGAATACCAGATAGAAAAATCGAAATTGATAACCCAACTTTCTTTGATAGATTAGAACAAGAATTGAGTAACATAATTAAAAATAATAGATACTGTGATATGTTAAATGAAAGTTATCATGAAGTTAGAGAACATGTACTTATTGAAAAAAGTAGCGTTTATTCTGAATTAAAGTGTTGGTTAAATGAGAAAAAAATTATTTGA
- the flgK gene encoding flagellar hook-associated protein FlgK, with protein sequence MFSTFHGLETAKRGMNTQQSALYVTGQNISNANTLGYTRQRVNFEASPAYPAASMNRPQIPGQMGTGVQAGSIQRVRESFIDQQYRGENNKFGYWSTKAESLAKLEDIMNEPSDSGLAATLGQFWQSLQDLSVNPENDGARSVVLQRGQAVAETFHYLSSSMKEVKKDLGNEINVSIRNINSILEQIGNVNKQISEIEPHGYIPNDLYDERDRLVDELSSYVNIKIETTKSGGNPSSIAEGIYNIKMIDENGQETSLIDGSKFGKITEIDEETSLGQLNIIGSDNSSNNLSFDKIAKGKLSGLIESFGYLENGNGTEKGIYPEMLKQLNDLASTFITKFNEQHVKGWTLDGNQGEEFFGGSNAEDIKVLITSNENIAAAGSKDSVAGDGKNAIDLANVQSTANITSKYQSIIGKLGVDAQQANRLTANSGNLLQSVDERRQSVSAVSIDEEFINMIKYQQAYNASARNITIVDEMLDKIINGMGLGGR encoded by the coding sequence ATGTTTTCTACATTTCATGGATTAGAAACAGCCAAACGAGGCATGAACACCCAACAATCCGCACTATATGTAACAGGCCAAAATATCTCAAACGCAAATACTTTAGGCTACACAAGACAACGCGTAAATTTTGAAGCATCACCGGCATACCCAGCAGCATCAATGAATCGTCCACAAATACCTGGACAAATGGGGACAGGGGTACAGGCAGGATCGATACAGCGTGTACGTGAATCCTTCATTGACCAGCAATATCGTGGTGAAAATAATAAGTTCGGCTATTGGAGTACGAAAGCAGAGTCACTTGCGAAACTGGAAGACATTATGAATGAACCAAGTGATTCAGGTTTAGCTGCGACACTTGGGCAGTTTTGGCAGTCACTTCAGGATTTAAGTGTCAATCCTGAAAATGATGGTGCAAGATCTGTCGTTCTACAACGTGGACAGGCAGTTGCTGAAACCTTTCATTACTTAAGTTCTTCTATGAAAGAAGTAAAAAAAGATTTAGGAAATGAGATTAATGTGTCTATTAGAAACATTAATTCTATTCTTGAACAAATAGGAAATGTAAATAAACAAATTTCTGAAATTGAACCACATGGATATATACCGAATGACTTATATGATGAACGGGATCGTTTGGTGGATGAGCTATCAAGTTACGTTAATATTAAAATAGAGACGACCAAAAGTGGTGGTAACCCATCTTCAATTGCTGAAGGCATTTACAATATAAAAATGATAGATGAGAACGGTCAAGAAACGTCTTTAATTGACGGATCTAAATTTGGAAAAATAACTGAAATTGATGAAGAAACCTCATTAGGTCAATTAAATATTATTGGTTCTGATAATAGTAGTAATAATCTTAGTTTTGATAAGATAGCAAAAGGAAAGTTAAGTGGATTAATAGAGAGCTTTGGATATTTAGAAAATGGAAACGGAACTGAAAAAGGTATCTATCCGGAAATGCTAAAGCAGCTAAATGATTTAGCGTCTACTTTCATTACAAAATTTAATGAACAGCATGTTAAAGGATGGACATTAGATGGTAATCAGGGTGAGGAGTTTTTTGGCGGTTCCAATGCTGAAGATATTAAAGTCCTAATTACATCAAATGAGAATATTGCCGCTGCTGGATCTAAAGATTCGGTTGCAGGGGATGGCAAGAATGCAATAGATTTAGCAAATGTTCAAAGTACAGCAAATATTACATCAAAATATCAATCTATCATTGGAAAACTAGGAGTAGACGCGCAGCAAGCAAACCGTCTAACTGCTAACAGTGGAAACCTTCTTCAATCTGTTGATGAAAGACGACAATCAGTTAGTGCGGTTTCAATAGATGAAGAGTTTATAAATATGATTAAATATCAGCAAGCTTACAATGCATCTGCTAGAAATATTACTATTGTCGATGAAATGCTAGACAAAATAATCAATGGCATGGGCCTTGGTGGAAGATAA